From a single Tachypleus tridentatus isolate NWPU-2018 chromosome 6, ASM421037v1, whole genome shotgun sequence genomic region:
- the LOC143253086 gene encoding muscle LIM protein 1-like: protein MPFKPVEQPKCPKCGKSVYAAEEMLAAGQKWHKNCFKCGLCRKSLDSTNASEHGGELYCKQCYGRKFGPKGYGFGQGAGTLSMDTGAHLGNVETAMSNKPTDPNYG, encoded by the exons ATGCCTTTCAAACCTGTTGAGCAACCCAAATGCCCTAAATGTGGCAAATCCGTTTATGCCGCCGAAGAGATGTTGGCAGCTGGCCAAAAATGGCATAAGAATTGCTTCAAATGTG GCCTTTGTCGCAAGAGTTTGGATAGCACAAATGCTTCAGAACACGGAGGGGAACTTTATTGCAAACAGTGCTACGGCAGGAAGTTTGGACCCAAGGGATATGGTTTTGGACAAGGGGCAGGAACTTTGAGTATGGATACAGGTGCACATTTAGGAAATGTTGAAACTGCAATGAG CAACAAACCGACTGATCCCAACTACGGTTAA